In the genome of Cupriavidus taiwanensis, one region contains:
- the tssA gene encoding type VI secretion system protein TssA — translation MASLQFDRLLAPLPGNQPCGEDLLFSAEFDRIQEARRADDPSLDQGDWVTDIKEADWREVIGIATSLLQDRTKDLRLAVWLTEALSKERGFAGLRDGYQLTAELCGQYWDHLHPVMEADDVDYRTGSVTWLAGRSSQLIREIPLVDESAGGYTYVDWEVATHLAEAIRRDPEQADELAQGKVSQEQFEAARKKTPAAFYTALHADLVSCEAALKLLGDVLDERAGEHAPSFRQAREALEAVRMLVERFVGKPVERPAGAEANQASSSPAHSGHASVSADAADAMHSGPIRTRAQALAQLREVAEFFRRTEPHSPVAYLAARAAKWGDMPLHAWLRTVVKDDATLSQIEELLGVTSDPSADHDA, via the coding sequence ATGGCATCCCTACAGTTCGACCGCCTGCTTGCCCCGCTTCCTGGCAACCAGCCCTGCGGCGAAGACCTCCTGTTTTCCGCTGAATTCGACCGCATCCAGGAAGCGCGCCGCGCTGACGATCCGTCGCTGGACCAGGGCGATTGGGTAACGGATATCAAGGAAGCGGACTGGCGCGAGGTGATCGGCATTGCCACTTCGCTGTTGCAGGATCGCACCAAGGACCTTCGCCTGGCGGTGTGGTTGACCGAGGCGCTTTCCAAGGAGAGGGGTTTTGCCGGGCTGCGAGACGGATACCAGCTGACGGCCGAGCTTTGCGGGCAATACTGGGATCATCTGCACCCCGTGATGGAAGCCGACGATGTCGATTACCGTACCGGCAGCGTCACGTGGCTGGCGGGGCGGTCGAGCCAGTTGATCCGCGAGATTCCACTGGTCGACGAATCGGCGGGTGGCTATACATACGTCGATTGGGAGGTGGCGACGCACCTCGCGGAAGCGATTCGTCGCGATCCGGAGCAGGCGGATGAACTGGCACAGGGCAAGGTCAGCCAGGAGCAGTTCGAGGCGGCGCGGAAGAAGACGCCGGCGGCATTCTATACGGCGCTGCATGCGGACCTGGTGTCCTGCGAGGCAGCCCTGAAGCTATTGGGCGATGTACTGGACGAGCGGGCCGGCGAACATGCGCCAAGTTTCCGCCAGGCGCGCGAGGCGCTGGAGGCAGTGCGTATGCTGGTGGAGCGCTTCGTCGGCAAGCCGGTGGAGCGTCCCGCCGGCGCAGAGGCAAACCAGGCATCGTCCTCGCCTGCGCATAGCGGGCATGCAAGCGTGTCGGCTGACGCTGCCGATGCCATGCACTCCGGTCCCATTCGCACGCGCGCCCAGGCACTGGCGCAATTGCGTGAGGTCGCGGAGTTTTTCCGTCGCACGGAACCGCACAGTCCGGTGGCTTATCTGGCCGCACGCGCTGCGAAGTGGGGGGACATGCCGCTGCACGCGTGGCTGCGCACGGTGGTCAAGGACGATGCCACGCTGTCGCAGATCGAGGAGCTGCTCGGCGTTACCTCGGACCCTTCGGCTGATCACGACGCGTAA
- a CDS encoding MFS transporter, with translation MFDCESAFWLHQKRHGRKEAVEYVADVNEYTQFHFPSGRDSVVRLRANPSLNFARAIFDYNEHFIELSNLGEEDRSLEFLLSIVYLAVSLVPTAFMLMDLIEGGPFDVAFFCLAAIVGCAIGFGVYFWPIQITPNFFTNLRARYRFNRTTRKVYVLRPGRYGGNVVLDWDRVQAHPSWCAPREMEPHEIDDKIARQRRQDNAGGEFRMRGLVLYWPPLNQEDPERKGEDVLWVGPKLAGENLWQYIRTFMEEGIDKVPPPNKHEWLRKGFHTPSQHIEETELGPSRALDEIGGRGSNSAQTQIAFMMTAIWAPLHCLAERLCKWPTFPEEWNSDCGQKRRENGIGPEEPLRWKAVRETARKGQGESVAV, from the coding sequence GTGTTCGATTGTGAATCAGCTTTTTGGCTCCATCAAAAAAGGCATGGTAGGAAGGAGGCTGTCGAATATGTGGCCGATGTAAATGAGTATACCCAATTTCACTTTCCCAGTGGAAGAGATAGTGTGGTTCGTCTTCGGGCAAATCCTAGCTTGAATTTTGCTAGGGCAATATTTGATTATAACGAGCATTTTATAGAGCTTTCCAATCTTGGTGAAGAGGACCGTTCTTTGGAGTTTCTGCTATCGATCGTTTACCTCGCCGTTTCATTGGTTCCAACAGCTTTTATGTTGATGGACCTCATAGAGGGTGGGCCATTTGATGTGGCATTTTTCTGTTTGGCTGCGATCGTTGGTTGTGCGATTGGCTTTGGCGTATATTTTTGGCCAATACAGATAACGCCGAATTTTTTCACTAACCTTCGTGCTCGTTATCGCTTCAATCGCACGACGCGTAAGGTCTATGTTCTTCGGCCAGGTCGTTATGGTGGTAACGTGGTCCTTGACTGGGATCGCGTGCAGGCTCATCCAAGTTGGTGCGCGCCCCGTGAGATGGAGCCCCACGAAATCGATGACAAGATCGCACGCCAGCGCAGACAAGACAATGCCGGGGGGGAATTTCGGATGCGAGGCCTTGTGCTGTATTGGCCGCCGTTGAATCAAGAAGATCCGGAACGGAAGGGCGAGGACGTTCTATGGGTTGGCCCCAAACTAGCGGGAGAAAATCTTTGGCAATACATACGTACCTTCATGGAAGAAGGCATCGACAAGGTTCCGCCACCCAATAAGCACGAATGGCTTCGTAAGGGGTTTCATACCCCTTCGCAACATATCGAGGAAACCGAGCTAGGCCCATCCCGAGCGCTGGACGAGATTGGTGGACGAGGCAGTAACTCGGCTCAGACCCAGATCGCTTTTATGATGACAGCAATCTGGGCGCCGTTGCATTGCTTGGCTGAACGCCTGTGCAAGTGGCCTACCTTCCCTGAGGAGTGGAACAGCGACTGCGGCCAAAAGCGGCGGGAGAACGGGATTGGGCCGGAGGAGCCGTTACGATGGAAGGCTGTTCGAGAAACCGCTAGGAAGGGGCAGGGCGAGTCGGTAGCCGTGTGA
- a CDS encoding DUF6708 domain-containing protein, with protein sequence MRDGEYAGWITRYKSNRPLYHYEEEEHLNPKAPAAELPPNDHGLLRLNSTFCEYMDRFFLRRGWAAMGGTPFFFLALFFAGLFGFTIYSPRDDGSDPSDAMVAFSWIVTIICISCAIFVVKVIWLKDFFRYTHYPIRFNRRNRVVYVFRHNGPGGVLTVPWDDAYFFIGRSGPAMGGQTYFTFDLRCHVLDDQRMVRDTFAVGMDGSNSRGAVLEHWEMVRRYMEDGPQSLPFPPLAMTVSTEPTFRNAVITQVSGQFSGIWRILMLFITLPWALFRYLAMKTCKRPVWPAEVEAACAIDPDDPFVQYEPRYAGDLKARGPAGEDELLAYRERALRMALEYDAERRNRLGPDGTAA encoded by the coding sequence ATGAGAGATGGTGAATATGCAGGCTGGATCACACGGTATAAATCAAATAGGCCGCTGTATCACTATGAGGAGGAGGAGCATTTGAATCCTAAAGCTCCCGCCGCGGAATTACCTCCAAATGATCATGGACTCCTCCGCTTGAATTCGACTTTTTGCGAATACATGGATAGGTTTTTTTTGCGCCGCGGGTGGGCTGCAATGGGCGGGACTCCATTCTTTTTTTTGGCCCTGTTCTTTGCTGGTTTGTTTGGATTCACTATATATTCACCGCGTGACGATGGATCGGACCCCAGCGATGCAATGGTTGCGTTCAGTTGGATCGTCACCATAATATGCATCTCGTGTGCAATATTCGTTGTAAAGGTCATCTGGCTGAAAGATTTTTTCCGCTATACGCACTACCCGATTCGTTTCAATCGCAGGAACAGAGTAGTCTACGTTTTTCGGCACAATGGTCCGGGAGGTGTTCTGACCGTGCCTTGGGACGACGCCTATTTCTTCATCGGGCGTTCCGGGCCAGCTATGGGCGGACAGACTTATTTCACGTTCGATTTGCGTTGTCACGTCCTCGATGATCAAAGAATGGTCCGCGATACATTCGCGGTCGGGATGGACGGCAGTAACAGTCGCGGTGCGGTCCTGGAACATTGGGAAATGGTTCGAAGGTATATGGAGGATGGGCCGCAATCGCTACCGTTTCCACCACTGGCAATGACGGTCAGCACAGAACCGACATTTCGGAATGCAGTAATAACGCAGGTGAGCGGCCAGTTTTCCGGTATCTGGCGAATCCTGATGCTGTTCATTACGCTACCTTGGGCGCTATTCCGCTATCTGGCCATGAAAACATGCAAACGCCCTGTCTGGCCGGCAGAGGTAGAGGCAGCCTGCGCTATCGATCCGGATGATCCTTTTGTCCAATATGAGCCTCGCTATGCGGGCGACCTTAAGGCGAGGGGGCCTGCAGGCGAGGATGAGTTGCTTGCCTACCGCGAACGTGCGCTGAGGATGGCTCTGGAGTACGATGCCGAGCGGAGAAATCGTCTCGGGCCGGATGGGACAGCTGCTTAA